From Phragmitibacter flavus, the proteins below share one genomic window:
- a CDS encoding DUF2062 domain-containing protein has protein sequence MQRRYRKFVLQLYRRLRHPRMLKQSRVMRWFARHFLVKSVWKPTRHTFAGGTAVGLFVGALLIPGQMPLAALICGIFRVNIPIAIVICWMSNPVTFAPIAWWEINLGNWLMEVFHFGEVVPLRWSELTAMARGADDLWSFFGDVKPWAGSLYLGGVVAGLLLMPVGYLVVFALWDVVLMLAHRRKLRKKAVADALVESKAKNEENDKKVS, from the coding sequence ATGCAGCGTCGTTACCGAAAATTTGTTCTCCAGCTTTACCGCCGTTTGCGACATCCACGGATGTTGAAGCAGAGCCGTGTGATGCGATGGTTTGCGCGGCACTTTTTGGTCAAGTCGGTGTGGAAACCCACACGGCACACCTTTGCGGGCGGGACGGCGGTGGGGTTGTTTGTAGGGGCGCTGTTGATTCCCGGACAGATGCCGCTGGCGGCATTGATTTGTGGGATTTTCAGGGTGAATATTCCGATTGCGATTGTGATTTGCTGGATGAGCAATCCGGTAACTTTTGCGCCGATTGCGTGGTGGGAGATCAATCTGGGAAACTGGTTGATGGAGGTGTTTCATTTCGGGGAGGTGGTGCCGCTGCGGTGGTCGGAGTTGACCGCGATGGCACGTGGGGCGGATGATCTGTGGAGTTTTTTTGGGGATGTGAAGCCATGGGCGGGGTCGCTTTATTTGGGGGGTGTGGTGGCGGGGTTGTTGTTGATGCCGGTGGGGTATTTGGTGGTGTTTGCATTATGGGATGTAGTGCTGATGCTGGCGCATCGGCGAAAGTTGCGAAAGAAGGCAGTGGCGGATGCATTGGTGGAATCCAAGGCGAAAAATGAAGAGAATGATAAGAAGGTTTCCTAG
- a CDS encoding HAD-IIB family hydrolase — MAILNQIRVFSSDLDGTLVGKPDSSADFTCTWKGLGESRPLLVYNTGRLLSDARRTVKEAQLPEPDYYITGVGTVIYEVKAKMVLHEFSSILSEEWDRDRVEEIVSGFGKLKLEKQPEHFQHDWKSSWFWRDATPEDLEGLTEALREEGLSVQVVYSSARDLDVLPKPANKGNSLRWLCRKLGVKPAELLVAGDTGNDISMFQLPGVRGIVVENAEPELLGAVLNTDAYVAKGSCAAGVLAGLLHFEVIDAVVACDVPLEGQAHDPEIVRLFDVAADTQGDETAFLKLAYSKALESLDRCVTPVGFSACSIGDNDVTGTDENYNSVWGRDGSMAIVGSLAVPGDRYRDCQRATLRTLLTHLAPSGQVPANVHIRTGIPDYSGVGGIAAIDSGMWAIIALFEFVAKTDEMKFLREFREAASRIMLWLEAHDSNQDGLLEIPEAGDWMDLFNRSYNVLYDEVLWYRATIAYGRIHELLGDRDTASTYLLRAERVKRAILKRFWPSTSAPVAESGASFAEVQRAIGDSRYLLAQVTPFSFDWRCDVIANVMAFLNNVIDVKRAKTVFRYVWGVGANMPYPVRNLYPVVHAGDPDWRSYYTVNLLNLPHHYHNGGIWGWCGGHWVRFIHRLGLRDIARQELVKLAELNRQGVTFEWEFNEWCHGETGRPMGKAFQAWSASEFLAAYHEVMDD; from the coding sequence ATGGCGATCTTAAATCAGATCAGGGTGTTTAGTTCGGACCTGGATGGAACTTTGGTGGGCAAACCGGACTCGAGTGCGGATTTCACCTGCACCTGGAAAGGGCTTGGCGAATCGAGGCCACTGCTGGTCTACAATACGGGCCGGTTGCTTTCGGATGCACGAAGGACGGTGAAGGAGGCGCAGCTGCCGGAGCCCGATTATTACATTACTGGAGTCGGGACGGTCATCTATGAGGTGAAGGCGAAGATGGTGCTGCATGAGTTCAGCTCGATTTTGTCGGAGGAGTGGGATCGGGACCGGGTGGAGGAGATTGTGAGTGGATTTGGCAAATTGAAGCTGGAGAAGCAGCCGGAGCATTTTCAGCATGACTGGAAGAGCAGCTGGTTCTGGCGGGATGCGACACCGGAGGATTTGGAGGGACTGACGGAGGCCTTGCGCGAGGAGGGGTTGAGTGTGCAGGTGGTGTATTCCTCGGCGCGGGATTTGGACGTGTTGCCAAAACCGGCCAACAAGGGAAATTCGCTCCGTTGGCTTTGTCGAAAGCTGGGCGTAAAACCTGCGGAGTTGCTGGTGGCGGGGGACACGGGAAATGACATTTCGATGTTCCAACTTCCTGGCGTGCGGGGGATTGTGGTGGAGAACGCGGAACCGGAGTTGTTGGGTGCGGTGCTGAACACGGATGCATATGTGGCGAAAGGCAGTTGTGCGGCGGGAGTGCTGGCGGGCCTGCTGCATTTTGAGGTGATCGATGCCGTGGTGGCGTGTGATGTGCCGTTGGAAGGGCAGGCGCATGATCCCGAAATTGTTCGGTTGTTTGATGTGGCGGCGGATACGCAAGGGGATGAGACGGCATTTTTGAAATTGGCGTATTCGAAGGCACTTGAGTCGTTGGATCGTTGCGTGACGCCGGTGGGATTCAGTGCGTGTTCCATTGGGGACAATGACGTGACGGGGACGGATGAGAACTACAATTCGGTGTGGGGCCGCGATGGTTCGATGGCGATTGTGGGTAGCCTCGCGGTGCCGGGGGACCGGTATCGGGATTGCCAGAGGGCGACGTTGCGGACGCTGTTGACGCATCTGGCTCCATCGGGTCAGGTGCCGGCGAATGTGCACATCAGGACGGGGATTCCCGATTATTCCGGAGTGGGCGGGATTGCGGCGATCGACAGCGGCATGTGGGCGATCATTGCGCTGTTTGAGTTTGTGGCGAAGACGGACGAGATGAAATTCCTGCGGGAGTTTCGTGAGGCGGCGTCGCGGATCATGCTTTGGCTGGAGGCGCATGACAGCAACCAGGACGGATTGCTGGAAATTCCGGAGGCGGGAGATTGGATGGATTTGTTCAATCGGAGTTACAACGTGCTTTACGATGAGGTGCTTTGGTATCGGGCAACGATTGCTTATGGACGGATTCACGAGTTGCTGGGGGACCGGGACACGGCTTCGACGTATCTGCTGAGGGCGGAGCGGGTGAAGAGGGCGATTCTAAAGCGCTTCTGGCCAAGCACGAGTGCGCCGGTGGCGGAGTCGGGGGCGAGCTTTGCAGAGGTGCAGCGGGCGATTGGGGATTCGCGTTATTTGCTGGCGCAGGTGACGCCGTTTTCATTCGACTGGCGTTGCGATGTGATCGCGAATGTGATGGCGTTTTTGAACAATGTGATCGATGTGAAGCGGGCAAAAACGGTGTTCCGATATGTGTGGGGGGTGGGCGCTAACATGCCCTATCCGGTGCGCAATTTGTATCCGGTGGTGCATGCGGGCGATCCGGACTGGCGTAGTTATTACACGGTCAACTTGTTGAACCTGCCGCATCATTATCACAACGGTGGGATCTGGGGCTGGTGTGGGGGACATTGGGTGAGATTCATTCACCGATTGGGATTGCGTGACATCGCGCGACAGGAGTTGGTGAAGCTGGCGGAGTTGAACCGGCAGGGGGTGACCTTCGAATGGGAGTTCAATGAATGGTGCCATGGTGAAACGGGCAGGCCGATGGGCAAGGCGTTTCAGGCGTGGTCGGCTTCGGAGTTTTTGGCGGCCTATCATGAGGTGATGGACGATTAA
- a CDS encoding HAD family hydrolase, protein MHFSLHGLIRGQEMELGRDPDTGGQCLYVLELVKALSRHPDVRRVTLVTRRVSDPKVSTDYAKPHEDLGHGAEIRRIDGGPKLYRRKEVLWRHLDAMIDNTLAWLRRERRMPDLIHAHYGDAGYVGRQVAAVLGCPFVFTGHSLGRVKRMKLMESGMDGAEIEKRYNLNVRIESEEMSLDAASFVVTSTHQEIEEQYAMYDQYAADRMRVIPPGVDLSRFDGEGDAEVVASVAAKLERFLLDPQKPAVLAIARADERKNLAGLVRAFGGNEWLRENANLVIVGGNRKLIEDLAPGPRKVWMELLRLIDDCDLRGNVAIPKTHGAAEVAGFFRWAAERGGVFVNPAFTEPFGLTLLEASAAGLPLVATHDGGPRDILANCENGVLVDPFDPVAIGKAIEGILSEPTHQAALAAQGAKAVREFYGWSSHVNRYLREMRKVLPMMNLPVVPVVERVGLAECERWIVMDLPSALEGESEEMMGRLRGVFEDGTIELGIATGMSYERAMGMIERLGMPLPSFVVSRLGARIDYPRPGAVARDEVWQRQISVNWRREEVVKVLEGLHGLELQPEAEQDALKVSFYRDDRSGPRRLEVQRKLREAGIAAKVLVTAGRYLDVVPVRSGKDVALRYLMHKWGMDASSILYFATLGSDAAVMRGRMLAVVAGNSDPQLEILTERVRLRYSEQTGLAGLFEGIEAYGFLEGKKPPGPDDTLSSDHETVSVEELLP, encoded by the coding sequence TTGCACTTCTCTTTGCACGGATTGATCCGTGGTCAGGAGATGGAGTTGGGGCGTGATCCGGACACGGGCGGCCAGTGTTTGTATGTGCTGGAGCTGGTGAAGGCTTTGTCGCGACATCCGGATGTGAGGCGGGTGACCTTGGTGACGAGGAGGGTGTCAGATCCAAAGGTGTCGACGGACTATGCAAAACCGCATGAGGATCTGGGGCATGGGGCGGAGATCCGGCGCATTGATGGAGGGCCGAAGCTTTACCGGCGCAAGGAGGTGCTTTGGCGGCATCTGGATGCGATGATCGACAACACTTTGGCGTGGTTGCGTCGGGAGCGCCGGATGCCGGATTTGATTCATGCGCATTATGGGGATGCAGGTTACGTGGGCAGGCAGGTGGCGGCAGTGCTGGGGTGTCCGTTTGTTTTTACGGGACATTCGTTGGGACGGGTGAAGCGGATGAAGCTGATGGAGAGCGGGATGGATGGGGCGGAGATTGAGAAGCGCTACAATTTGAATGTGCGGATTGAGTCGGAGGAGATGAGTCTCGATGCGGCTTCGTTTGTGGTGACCAGCACGCATCAGGAGATCGAGGAGCAGTATGCGATGTATGATCAGTATGCCGCCGACCGCATGCGGGTGATTCCGCCGGGGGTGGATCTGTCGCGTTTTGACGGAGAAGGAGATGCGGAGGTGGTCGCGTCAGTAGCGGCGAAGCTCGAGAGGTTTTTGTTGGATCCGCAGAAACCGGCGGTGCTGGCGATTGCGCGGGCAGATGAACGGAAAAATTTGGCGGGTTTGGTGCGGGCTTTTGGAGGAAATGAGTGGCTGAGGGAGAATGCGAATTTGGTGATTGTGGGGGGGAATCGGAAATTGATCGAGGATCTGGCACCGGGACCGCGCAAGGTGTGGATGGAGCTGTTGAGGTTGATCGATGACTGCGATTTGCGCGGCAATGTGGCGATTCCGAAAACGCATGGGGCAGCCGAAGTGGCGGGCTTTTTCCGGTGGGCGGCTGAGCGGGGCGGGGTGTTTGTGAATCCGGCGTTTACCGAACCGTTTGGGTTGACCTTGCTGGAGGCCTCGGCGGCGGGGTTGCCGTTGGTGGCGACGCATGATGGCGGTCCGCGGGATATTTTGGCGAATTGTGAAAACGGCGTTTTGGTTGATCCTTTTGACCCGGTGGCGATTGGCAAGGCGATTGAGGGGATTTTAAGCGAGCCAACCCATCAGGCGGCATTGGCTGCACAAGGGGCGAAGGCGGTGCGGGAGTTTTATGGATGGTCGAGCCATGTGAACCGTTACCTGCGCGAGATGAGGAAGGTTTTGCCGATGATGAACCTGCCCGTGGTGCCAGTGGTGGAGCGCGTGGGACTGGCGGAATGTGAGCGGTGGATTGTGATGGATTTGCCGTCGGCTTTGGAAGGGGAGTCAGAGGAGATGATGGGACGGTTGAGAGGCGTGTTTGAGGATGGGACGATCGAATTGGGGATTGCGACGGGGATGTCGTATGAGCGGGCGATGGGAATGATCGAAAGGCTGGGGATGCCGTTACCGTCATTTGTGGTTTCGAGATTGGGCGCGCGGATTGATTATCCGCGTCCGGGGGCGGTGGCGAGGGATGAGGTTTGGCAGAGGCAGATTTCCGTGAACTGGCGCCGGGAAGAAGTGGTGAAGGTGTTGGAGGGGCTGCACGGTCTGGAATTGCAACCCGAGGCGGAACAGGATGCCTTGAAGGTGTCGTTTTATCGGGATGATCGGTCGGGACCGCGCCGGTTGGAGGTGCAGAGGAAGCTGCGTGAGGCGGGGATCGCGGCGAAGGTGCTGGTGACGGCGGGGCGCTATCTGGATGTGGTGCCGGTGCGCTCGGGCAAGGATGTGGCGTTGCGCTATTTGATGCACAAATGGGGGATGGATGCGTCGAGCATTTTGTATTTTGCCACGTTGGGAAGTGATGCCGCAGTGATGCGCGGAAGGATGCTCGCAGTGGTGGCGGGAAATAGTGATCCGCAGTTGGAGATATTAACGGAGCGGGTGCGGCTTCGATACAGTGAACAAACCGGGTTGGCAGGTTTGTTTGAAGGGATTGAGGCGTATGGATTTCTCGAAGGGAAGAAGCCGCCGGGGCCGGATGACACGTTGTCTTCGGATCATGAAACGGTATCGGTAGAAGAGTTGCTGCCCTGA
- a CDS encoding peptidoglycan recognition protein family protein: protein MFSLAVLLVLIGCGTPAAGTRAFSWESRLGPVPVERKTTPVGMLREVNLKQDMIRKGTVGRRVFRPMRPRYITIHSTQNYTGDAYNHALALKRGALRATKRRGGNRIGYLTWHFTTQSNVAIQHIPTNEQGEHADFDGPGNNYSIGIEMCEHRGNDLALTIDKTAKLTAFLMYEHQIPLSNVVGHYHWPRRGLNPPNKNCPHFLLDNGRPGPKWRWFLSRVKAHYERLVPGPVPRI from the coding sequence TTGTTTTCCCTGGCCGTGTTGCTGGTCTTGATCGGTTGCGGCACCCCAGCGGCAGGGACCCGCGCTTTCAGTTGGGAATCGCGACTGGGTCCGGTTCCGGTGGAGCGCAAGACCACGCCGGTGGGAATGCTGCGCGAGGTGAATTTGAAGCAGGACATGATCCGCAAGGGCACGGTGGGTCGGCGCGTGTTTCGCCCGATGAGACCTCGTTACATTACCATTCACAGCACGCAGAACTACACCGGCGATGCTTACAATCATGCGCTGGCTTTGAAACGCGGGGCGCTGCGGGCGACGAAACGCCGGGGCGGGAATCGAATCGGATATTTGACCTGGCATTTCACCACGCAAAGCAATGTGGCGATCCAGCATATACCGACCAACGAGCAGGGTGAACATGCGGACTTTGACGGGCCAGGAAACAACTACAGCATCGGCATTGAGATGTGTGAGCATCGTGGCAATGATCTGGCGTTGACCATCGACAAGACGGCGAAATTAACGGCGTTTTTGATGTATGAGCACCAAATTCCGTTGAGCAATGTGGTGGGTCACTATCACTGGCCGCGCAGGGGATTGAATCCGCCGAACAAAAACTGCCCGCATTTTTTGTTGGATAACGGTCGTCCAGGTCCGAAGTGGCGTTGGTTTCTCAGCAGGGTAAAGGCGCATTATGAGCGGCTGGTGCCGGGTCCGGTGCCTAGGATTTGA
- a CDS encoding M23 family metallopeptidase has product MFILFALSTLATPLHAVDTVRCQLADGFDFPVGKPDAAGYYKARGFWPNGHLGEDWNGTGGGDSDLGDPIYNIGHGVVVLSEDVKVGWGNVIIIRHAYREPNGKIEIIDALHGHLLERKVKVGDIVERGQLIGTMGGNNGMYPVHLHFEIRKNLTIGMNRSKFARDYSNYHSPTPFINARRQLASDFKRYEIPVNTFAAYGGELSDSQSGFNIPSPNLPNAPGVRRTSRGLSIPVTGGTGYSPNSNAAPGTSNNLSRPGTTGSNTGIAPPPSNATGSQEDFWSRLKSKLSKGEVTPGADAK; this is encoded by the coding sequence TTGTTCATTTTATTTGCACTTTCCACGCTTGCCACCCCTCTGCACGCCGTGGACACCGTCCGCTGCCAACTGGCTGACGGCTTCGATTTCCCCGTCGGCAAACCTGACGCTGCCGGTTACTACAAAGCCCGCGGATTCTGGCCCAACGGTCACCTCGGTGAAGACTGGAATGGCACCGGCGGTGGCGATTCCGACCTCGGCGACCCCATCTACAACATTGGCCACGGCGTCGTGGTGCTCAGCGAAGACGTGAAAGTCGGTTGGGGCAACGTCATCATCATCCGCCACGCCTACCGCGAACCCAATGGCAAAATCGAGATCATCGACGCCCTGCACGGCCACCTTCTCGAACGCAAAGTTAAAGTCGGCGACATCGTCGAGCGCGGCCAGCTCATCGGCACCATGGGTGGCAACAACGGCATGTATCCCGTTCACCTCCACTTTGAGATCCGCAAAAATCTCACCATCGGCATGAACCGCTCCAAGTTCGCCCGCGACTACTCCAACTATCACAGCCCCACCCCCTTCATCAACGCCCGGCGTCAACTCGCCAGCGACTTCAAACGCTACGAAATCCCCGTCAACACCTTCGCGGCCTACGGCGGAGAACTCAGCGACAGCCAGAGCGGCTTCAACATCCCCTCTCCCAACCTTCCCAATGCGCCCGGCGTGCGTCGCACCTCACGCGGCCTCAGCATCCCCGTCACCGGCGGCACCGGCTATTCTCCCAACTCCAACGCCGCCCCCGGCACATCAAACAATCTATCCCGACCAGGAACCACCGGCAGCAACACCGGCATTGCCCCACCCCCTTCCAACGCCACGGGCAGCCAGGAAGATTTCTGGTCCCGGCTCAAGTCCAAGCTCAGCAAAGGTGAAGTCACTCCGGGTGCTGATGCCAAATAG
- a CDS encoding SpoIIE family protein phosphatase: protein MPNADRKLLQGSLSTRLVLTIGVPAAIFLAGVIAWVGLRDYRHALEQTRRQAVDLATLEASRLNGVLGQAARIPEMHAAVLESGALKTLSDIQGHLTNTLNRHSGLLYGTCLAFEPNEFFPDQTHFAPYAYWKGSATQFVVLQPPDYDHFKWDWYNIPKSTGKAQWTEPYYDEGGGNVLMTTRSVPMFRTEANERRFWGVATIDIALDSLISSLAAIKVADTGYAFLISPNGRYLSFPDRNQVFHANLQDKNPHLAKEIMPKDTGFIRHADPLRQQDSWIAFSTVQNGGFTLALVYPRDEVIKPALRSLLELAAIALLGIVGLFLALIFISHTVTRPIRNLAEAAGKIADGDLDYPLDKRVAIREVRDLALAFGKMTRDLRTRMAQLQETSASKARITGELNAARRIQTSMLPGKWSTHTAWPHHADIALDAVMQPAREIGGDFYDHRFLDERRLSILIGDVSGKGVPAALFMAMTQTLFKGYAGPQTTPVDIMRHVNDALCNETHTGMFVTLVYAVLDVQSGELELCNAGHASPLLVKPEGEILPLLSERHPALGLMRKHLFTSSRFQMKPGEKVIFYTDGVTEAFNSDQELFGQQRLESLLLQKAQDPVEDLTQSIMEAVRMHTGDEETSDDITVLAIKMSTRPPR from the coding sequence GTGCCCAACGCCGACCGCAAACTCCTTCAAGGATCTCTCAGCACCCGACTGGTGCTCACCATCGGCGTTCCTGCGGCCATCTTCCTCGCCGGGGTGATTGCCTGGGTCGGCCTTCGCGATTACCGCCACGCCCTCGAACAGACCCGCCGTCAAGCCGTTGACCTCGCCACGCTCGAAGCCTCCCGACTCAACGGCGTCCTTGGTCAGGCCGCGCGCATTCCAGAAATGCATGCCGCCGTTCTCGAATCCGGCGCTCTCAAGACTCTCTCCGACATCCAGGGCCACCTAACCAACACCCTCAACCGGCACAGTGGTCTCCTCTACGGCACCTGCCTTGCCTTTGAACCTAACGAGTTCTTTCCCGACCAAACCCACTTCGCCCCCTACGCCTACTGGAAGGGCAGCGCCACCCAGTTCGTCGTCCTCCAGCCCCCCGACTATGATCATTTTAAATGGGATTGGTATAACATTCCGAAGTCCACCGGCAAGGCCCAATGGACCGAACCCTACTACGATGAAGGCGGCGGCAATGTCCTCATGACCACCCGCTCCGTGCCGATGTTTCGCACGGAAGCGAACGAACGCCGCTTCTGGGGCGTCGCCACCATCGACATCGCCCTCGACTCCCTCATCTCCAGCCTCGCCGCCATCAAGGTGGCCGACACGGGCTACGCCTTTCTCATCAGTCCCAACGGCCGTTACCTTTCCTTTCCTGACCGCAATCAGGTCTTTCACGCCAATTTGCAGGACAAAAACCCGCATCTCGCCAAAGAAATCATGCCGAAAGACACGGGCTTCATCCGTCATGCCGATCCCCTTCGACAGCAAGACTCCTGGATCGCCTTCAGCACGGTTCAAAACGGCGGCTTCACCCTCGCTCTCGTCTATCCCCGCGATGAAGTGATCAAACCTGCGCTCCGCTCCCTGCTGGAACTCGCTGCCATCGCCCTTCTCGGCATCGTCGGCCTTTTCCTCGCCCTCATTTTCATCTCCCACACCGTCACCCGTCCCATCCGCAACCTGGCCGAGGCCGCCGGAAAAATTGCCGATGGTGATCTCGACTACCCGCTCGACAAACGCGTTGCCATCCGCGAAGTGCGCGACCTCGCCCTCGCCTTCGGCAAAATGACCCGCGATTTGCGCACCCGCATGGCCCAGCTTCAGGAGACCAGCGCTTCCAAAGCACGAATTACCGGCGAACTCAATGCCGCCCGCCGCATCCAGACCAGCATGCTTCCCGGCAAATGGTCCACCCACACCGCCTGGCCGCATCATGCCGACATCGCCCTCGACGCTGTGATGCAGCCGGCACGCGAAATTGGCGGCGATTTCTACGATCACCGTTTTCTCGACGAACGTCGCCTCTCCATCCTCATCGGCGACGTCTCCGGCAAGGGCGTGCCTGCCGCCCTGTTCATGGCCATGACCCAAACCCTCTTCAAAGGTTACGCCGGTCCGCAAACCACCCCGGTCGACATCATGCGCCACGTCAACGACGCCCTCTGCAACGAAACCCACACCGGCATGTTTGTCACCTTGGTCTATGCCGTTCTCGACGTGCAAAGCGGCGAACTCGAGCTCTGCAACGCCGGTCACGCCTCTCCCCTTCTCGTGAAACCCGAAGGCGAAATCCTCCCCCTCCTCAGCGAACGTCATCCTGCCCTCGGGCTGATGCGCAAACACCTTTTCACCAGCTCCCGATTCCAAATGAAGCCCGGTGAAAAAGTCATCTTCTACACCGACGGCGTCACCGAAGCCTTCAACTCCGACCAGGAACTCTTCGGCCAGCAACGCCTTGAATCGCTCCTCCTGCAGAAAGCCCAGGACCCGGTTGAAGACCTCACCCAAAGCATCATGGAGGCCGTCCGCATGCACACCGGCGACGAAGAAACCTCCGACGACATCACCGTGCTCGCCATCAAAATGAGCACCCGTCCGCCTCGTTAA
- a CDS encoding STAS domain-containing protein, with protein MQLPIHQEGNITVASLTGQIDSVSAVDLERDIMLLLDQNTKSLLLDCSELDYINSAGLRVFLLAAKRLEQSAGSLAFCSLDSNVLMVFETIGFDRILTIYPDKSAALAGMNSATAKAA; from the coding sequence ATGCAACTCCCCATCCATCAAGAAGGAAACATCACCGTCGCTTCTCTGACTGGACAAATCGACAGCGTCAGCGCGGTTGATTTGGAGCGCGACATCATGCTTCTTCTCGACCAGAACACCAAGAGCCTGCTTCTCGATTGTAGTGAGCTTGACTACATCAACAGCGCCGGCCTGCGCGTTTTCCTGCTTGCCGCCAAACGCCTTGAACAAAGCGCCGGCTCCCTGGCTTTCTGCTCGCTTGATTCCAATGTCCTCATGGTGTTTGAAACCATCGGTTTTGACCGCATCCTCACCATCTACCCCGACAAATCAGCCGCCCTCGCGGGCATGAATTCCGCTACGGCAAAGGCAGCCTAG
- a CDS encoding ATP-binding protein, producing the protein MRTGSLSTKLDVNLYETERLNQMVRQFGKWHQMPDDAVFKISLSIDELVTNIVMHGGRKEPRAHEIVLRLTISNREVHAEIEDDGRAFNPLDAPTPDISASLFERNAGGMGIHLARTLMDAIHYSRIGQRNILTLTKRVA; encoded by the coding sequence ATGCGCACCGGCAGCCTCAGCACGAAGCTCGATGTGAATCTGTATGAGACCGAACGTCTCAACCAGATGGTGCGCCAGTTCGGCAAATGGCATCAAATGCCCGATGATGCCGTTTTTAAGATCAGCCTTTCAATCGACGAACTGGTCACCAACATCGTCATGCACGGTGGCCGCAAAGAACCCCGCGCCCACGAAATTGTTCTCCGCCTCACCATCAGCAATCGCGAAGTTCACGCTGAAATTGAAGACGATGGCCGCGCTTTTAATCCCCTTGATGCCCCCACGCCAGACATCAGCGCCTCGCTTTTCGAACGCAACGCCGGTGGCATGGGCATTCATCTCGCCCGCACCCTGATGGACGCCATTCACTACAGCCGCATCGGTCAGCGCAACATTCTCACTCTCACCAAACGCGTCGCCTGA
- a CDS encoding DUF2721 domain-containing protein produces the protein MITEITGNPFALLSLIAAPAVLTNAASLLALSTSNRFLRAGERLRAVIAKVEKAETKDDKKFWLRHMDRIEKQASLLLGALRAIYVSLGSFVLTSLVSIFGAALASQQFHPWDNFMMALALSIGFVGAIAIVQGCLSLFRATRLSLINIHEEADLIRQRETACFTDNVD, from the coding sequence TTGATCACCGAAATCACCGGCAACCCCTTCGCCCTGCTCTCCCTGATTGCAGCGCCTGCCGTGCTGACCAACGCTGCATCCCTCCTGGCCCTCAGCACCAGCAACCGCTTCCTGCGCGCCGGTGAACGACTCCGCGCCGTCATCGCCAAAGTCGAGAAAGCCGAAACCAAGGACGACAAAAAGTTCTGGCTGCGGCACATGGACCGAATCGAAAAACAGGCCAGCCTCCTCCTTGGCGCTCTGCGTGCCATCTACGTTTCGCTCGGTTCTTTTGTGCTCACCAGTCTCGTCTCCATCTTCGGAGCCGCCCTCGCCTCCCAGCAATTCCATCCCTGGGACAACTTCATGATGGCTCTCGCCCTTTCCATCGGCTTCGTCGGAGCCATTGCCATCGTGCAAGGTTGCCTCAGCCTTTTCCGCGCCACCCGGCTCTCGTTGATCAACATTCACGAAGAAGCCGACCTCATCCGCCAGCGCGAAACCGCCTGTTTCACGGACAACGTCGACTGA
- a CDS encoding OsmC family protein produces the protein MVKIEATYEGDLRCRAIHGPSGTELITDAPTDNMGKGESFSPTDLVATALATCIATTMGIVAKRKEIALPNMRIHVEKHMTTEAPRRIASLPVKIWIPLPADYAERPLLEAAATGCPVHRSLHPDVQKPIEFIWGE, from the coding sequence ATGGTAAAAATCGAAGCCACCTATGAAGGCGACCTCCGTTGTCGCGCCATTCACGGTCCCAGCGGCACCGAACTCATCACCGACGCCCCCACCGACAACATGGGCAAAGGCGAGTCCTTCTCCCCCACCGACCTTGTCGCCACCGCCCTGGCCACCTGCATTGCCACCACCATGGGCATCGTCGCCAAGCGCAAGGAAATCGCCCTGCCCAACATGCGCATTCATGTTGAAAAACACATGACCACCGAAGCCCCCCGCCGCATTGCCAGCCTGCCGGTGAAAATCTGGATTCCCCTCCCCGCCGACTACGCCGAGCGCCCCCTCCTTGAAGCCGCCGCCACCGGCTGCCCCGTCCACCGCAGCCTTCATCCCGACGTGCAAAAGCCCATCGAGTTCATCTGGGGCGAATAA